A part of Salmo salar chromosome ssa18, Ssal_v3.1, whole genome shotgun sequence genomic DNA contains:
- the LOC106577852 gene encoding vang-like protein 2 yields MDNESQYSGYSYKSSHSRSSRKHRDRRDRHRSKSRDGSSRGDKSVTIQAPGEPLLDTESTRGDDRDDNWGETTTVQTGTSEHSVSNEDLTRVSKELEESSPLECRRFLGPALGAVLGLFALVTPLAFLALPQLLWRESLEPCGTPCEGLYVSLAFKLLVLLISTWALFLRPPGATLPRLYVFRCLLLALVFLFVASYWLFYGVRVLEPREKDYRGIVGYAASLVDALLFIQYLALVLLEVRHLQPAFCLKMVRTTDGASRFYNVGHLSIQRAAVWVLDQYYSDFPVYNPALLNLPKSILSKKISGFKVYTLGEENSTNNSTGQSRAMIAAAARRRDNSHNEYYYEEAEMERRVRKRKARLVVAVEEAFTHIKRLQDDEPAASSPKHPREVMDPREAAQAIFAPMARAMQKYLRTTRQQPYHSMESIINHLQFCITHNMTPMAFLERYLSPGPTMQYQRENGRGRQWTLVSEEPVTSALRPGLVFSLRRLDFSLVVTVAPLPFLHLGEEFIDPKSHKFVMRLQSETSV; encoded by the exons ATGGACAACGAGTCACAGTATTCAGGCTACTCCTATAAGTCCTCGCACTCCCGCAGCTCCAGGAAGCACAG GGATAGGCGGGACAGGCACCGCTCCAAAAGCAGAGACGGCAGTAGTCGTGGAGACAAGTCAGTCACCATCCAGGCCCCTGGAGAGCCTCTACTGGACACAGAGTCCACCCGTGGAGATGACAGG GATGATAACTGGGGTGAGACCACCACCGTGCAGACTGGCACGTCAGAACACAGCGTCTCTAACGAGGACCTGACGCGCGTCTCCAAGGAGCTCGAGGAGTCCTCCCCGTTGGAATGCCGTCGTTTCCTTGGCCCTGCGTTGGGCGCCGTCCTGGGCCTCTTCGCCCTGGTCACCCCCCTGGCCTTCCTGGCTCTGCCCCAGCTGCTGTGGCGTGAGTCCCTGGAGCCCTGCGGCACGCCCTGCGAGGGCCTCTACGTCTCACTGGCCTTCAAACTCCTGGTCCTCCTCATCTCCACCTGGGCCCTGTTCCTGCGCCCGCCGGGCGCCACCCTGCCCCGCCTCTACGTCTTCCGCTGCCTGCTGCTGGCGCTCGTCTTCCTCTTCGTGGCGTCCTACTGGCTGTTTTATGGCGTGCGCGTGCTGGAGCCCCGTGAGAAGGACTACAGGGGTATCGTCGGGTACGCAGCGTCGCTTGTGGACGCGCTGCTCTTCATCCAATACCTGGCCCTGGTGCTGCTGGAGGTCAGACACCTGCAGCCTGCCTTCTGCCTCAAGATGGTGCGCACCACAGATGGGGCTAGTCGCTTCTACAACGTGGGACACCTCAG tatccagagagcagcagtgtgggtGCTGGACCAGTACTACAGTGATTTCCCAGTCTACAACCCTGCTCTCCTCAACCTGCCCAAGTCCATCCTCTCTAAGAAGATTTCTGGCTTCAAAGTCTACACTCTGGGAGAAG AGAACAGCACCAATAACTCTACAGGTCAGTCCAGAGCGATGATCGCTGCGGCGGCCCGCAGGAGAGACAACTCCCACAATGAGTATTACTACGAGGAGGCAGAGATGGAGCGCAGGGTCCGCAAGCGCAAGgccag GCTGGTGGTGGCGGTAGAGGAGGCTTTCACGCACATCAAGCGTCTCCAGGATGACGAGCCGGCCGCCTCGTCCCCCAAACACCCCCGCGAGGTGATGGACCCCCGGGAGGCGGCTCAGGCCATCTTCGCCCCCATGGCCCGGGCCATGCAGAAGTACCTGAGAACCACGCGCCAGCAGCCCTATCACAGCATGGAGAGCATTATCAACCACCTGCAGTTCTGTATCACGCACAACATGACCCCCATG GCCTTTCTAGAGCGATACCTCTCCCCAGGCCCTACCATGCAGTACCAACGGGAGAATGGTAGGGGGCGCCAGTGGACCCTGGTGAGCGAGGAGCCGGTGACGTCCGCCCTGCGCCCGGGTCTGGTTTTCTCCCTGCGCCGACTCGACTTCTCCTTGGTCGTCACTGTGGCGCccctcccattcctccacctggGGGAGGAGTTTATCGACCCCAAGAGCCACAAGTTCGTCATGAGGCTGCAGTCGGAGACCTCTGTGTAG